A window of Planctomycetia bacterium contains these coding sequences:
- a CDS encoding universal stress protein: protein MDEARIQKILVGVDFSGTSEVALRRAVALGKSWGATVTVAHVLTDLRDALESMPAKARWKLVAGDIDEFERDLRHDSDEKLAKFIAPYGAEATLETVTLVGKAHAELVRAVLRHHYDLVVAGTVGMSMVKKLLVGSTAQKLLQCCPAPVWVAPPVETLQLKQILAPVDFSPVSAKALRYAGLLAVREQAKLHVLHVLDDKDLLELPQVAEQPGKQLGAYRRELKKTTADHLREFVTQHLPESITPEYLLAHGAPWQLIDSNAKKLGADLIVMGSVGRSGVTGLFLGNTAERVLNYTRRPLLIVKPDEFVTPIEPSIVA from the coding sequence ATGGACGAAGCGCGAATTCAGAAGATTTTGGTCGGCGTCGACTTTTCCGGTACCAGCGAAGTGGCGCTGCGCAGGGCGGTGGCTCTCGGCAAGTCGTGGGGGGCGACCGTCACGGTTGCCCATGTGCTGACCGATTTGCGCGACGCCCTGGAATCGATGCCCGCCAAGGCGCGGTGGAAGCTGGTGGCCGGCGATATCGACGAGTTCGAGCGCGACCTGCGGCATGATTCCGACGAGAAGCTGGCGAAGTTCATCGCGCCGTATGGGGCCGAAGCGACGCTGGAAACGGTGACCTTGGTCGGCAAGGCCCACGCGGAGTTGGTACGTGCCGTGCTGCGTCATCACTACGACCTCGTCGTGGCCGGCACGGTCGGCATGTCGATGGTGAAGAAGTTGCTTGTGGGGAGCACAGCTCAAAAGCTCCTACAATGCTGCCCGGCGCCGGTCTGGGTGGCGCCGCCGGTGGAAACGCTGCAACTAAAGCAAATTCTGGCGCCCGTCGATTTCTCCCCGGTCAGCGCGAAGGCGTTGCGGTACGCCGGACTGTTGGCAGTGCGGGAACAGGCGAAGCTCCACGTATTGCACGTGCTTGATGACAAGGACTTGCTGGAACTGCCGCAAGTCGCCGAGCAACCCGGCAAGCAATTGGGCGCCTACCGCCGTGAATTGAAGAAAACGACCGCGGACCATTTGCGCGAGTTTGTGACGCAGCACTTGCCTGAGTCCATCACGCCGGAGTACCTCCTCGCCCATGGCGCGCCGTGGCAGTTGATCGACTCGAATGCCAAGAAGCTCGGCGCGGATTTGATCGTGATGGGCAGCGTCGGGCGCAGCGGCGTCACTGGCCTGTTCCTCGGCAACACCGCGGAACGCGTGCTGAATTACACGCGCCGCCCGCTGTTGATCGTCAAACCGGACGAATTTGTGACGCCGATCGAACCGTCGATTGTGGCGTAG